Proteins encoded by one window of Vibrio algicola:
- a CDS encoding ornithine carbamoyltransferase, translating to MAFNLRNRHFLKLLDFTPKEIQFLLALSADLKKAKYAGSERKTLVGKNIALIFEKSSTRTRCAFEVAAFDQGAQVSYLGPSGSQIGHKESMKDTARVLGRMYDGIEYRGYGQSIVEELAQYAGVPVWNGLTDEFHPTQILADFLTMQEYACGKQLHDISFAYLGDARNNMGNSLMVGAAKMGMDIRLVAPKAFWPEEELVSQCQAIAAQTGATITLTEDVASGVKGCDFLYTDVWVSMGEAAQAWDERVALMTPYQINQAMLEATGNPHVKFMHCLPAFHNDETTVGKEVAAKYNMKGLEVTEEVFESDHSIVFDQAENRMHTIKAIMVATLGS from the coding sequence ATGGCTTTCAATCTTCGCAATCGTCATTTTCTCAAGTTACTCGACTTCACCCCGAAAGAGATCCAATTTCTATTGGCGCTGTCGGCCGATCTCAAAAAAGCCAAATATGCCGGATCGGAGCGAAAAACTTTAGTTGGAAAAAACATTGCGTTGATCTTTGAAAAGTCATCCACTCGTACTCGTTGTGCCTTTGAAGTTGCCGCGTTCGATCAAGGCGCTCAAGTATCTTATCTTGGCCCTTCTGGCTCTCAAATCGGCCATAAAGAATCCATGAAAGATACCGCTCGGGTACTTGGCCGTATGTATGATGGTATTGAATACCGTGGCTACGGACAAAGTATTGTCGAAGAGCTAGCCCAATACGCAGGTGTTCCGGTTTGGAATGGCTTAACTGATGAGTTCCACCCTACTCAAATTTTGGCCGATTTTTTAACCATGCAAGAGTATGCTTGCGGTAAACAATTGCATGACATTAGCTTTGCTTACCTAGGTGATGCGCGTAACAATATGGGCAATTCACTCATGGTTGGGGCGGCAAAAATGGGTATGGACATTCGCTTAGTTGCCCCAAAAGCCTTTTGGCCTGAAGAAGAATTAGTGAGTCAGTGTCAAGCGATTGCAGCGCAAACTGGCGCCACCATCACCTTAACCGAAGATGTGGCCAGCGGCGTGAAAGGTTGTGACTTCCTGTATACCGATGTGTGGGTATCCATGGGAGAGGCAGCACAAGCTTGGGATGAGCGCGTTGCATTAATGACACCCTATCAAATCAACCAAGCCATGCTTGAGGCGACTGGCAATCCACACGTTAAATTTATGCACTGCTTACCGGCTTTTCATAACGATGAAACCACGGTAGGCAAAGAAGTGGCGGCAAAGTACAACATGAAGGGGTTGGAAGTCACCGAAGAAGTGTTTGAGTCCGATCATTCGATTGTCTTTGATCAAGCCGAAAACCGCATGCACACCATTAAGGCGATCATGGTAGCGACACTCGGCAGTTAG
- the rraB gene encoding ribonuclease E inhibitor RraB, with protein sequence MSNNDQSMQDDYLSVEELIEFQKEETREIIAALIEDGSEPDALYDIEHHLFAEDLEVLQEAVIEAFKMGFEVLEAEETEDEDGTKVLCCDAIMQSALDPLLIDEQVEKLVNLAEKYDIIYDGWGTFYEGEDAIYDEENDDYDAE encoded by the coding sequence ATGTCTAACAATGATCAATCTATGCAAGATGATTACTTATCAGTTGAAGAGCTGATTGAATTCCAAAAAGAAGAAACTCGCGAAATTATCGCAGCATTGATTGAAGATGGCAGTGAACCTGATGCTTTGTATGATATCGAGCACCACTTATTTGCAGAAGATCTCGAAGTTTTGCAAGAAGCGGTTATTGAAGCATTCAAGATGGGCTTTGAAGTATTAGAAGCGGAAGAAACAGAAGATGAAGACGGCACCAAAGTCTTATGCTGCGATGCCATTATGCAATCTGCATTGGATCCACTTCTGATTGATGAGCAAGTTGAAAAACTGGTTAACTTGGCAGAAAAATACGACATCATTTACGATGGCTGGGGAACCTTCTATGAAGGCGAAGACGCTATCTACGATGAAGAAAATGACGATTACGACGCAGAATAA
- a CDS encoding glycosyl hydrolase 2 galactose-binding domain-containing protein, translated as MHQPLTGFWQLSPLTDLTLPQADLEFPAVLSSVLPVHVSEQQIAEQEWHLMHDIEVDEAMLGLAAIDLVIEGINHYAEVRVGGVAVYDCDGSRYRYQKDIKEYLNLGKNRIEILFLDQEEDWLIDEQATVCHLDHQQAEPCNNRVGIKRAPFLRLIRSVRLHHVSTEQIWHHGGGCELKVDVYYHSLKPGLVAADIKYNGMTYTVPLDIRSDHVSAIFQIDAPQQALLSDDSRDVLSGATQLFVHLDGYHFPFDIGLSETQCVSHYPL; from the coding sequence ATGCATCAACCTCTGACAGGCTTTTGGCAGTTATCACCATTAACCGATTTAACCCTACCGCAAGCCGATCTTGAATTTCCGGCGGTGCTAAGCTCCGTGCTTCCTGTGCATGTATCAGAGCAACAGATTGCCGAACAAGAATGGCATTTGATGCACGATATCGAAGTCGATGAAGCTATGCTTGGCTTGGCGGCGATTGACTTAGTGATTGAGGGTATCAACCATTACGCTGAAGTACGTGTCGGTGGGGTGGCGGTATATGATTGCGATGGCAGTCGTTATCGTTACCAAAAAGACATTAAAGAATATTTAAACCTAGGCAAGAATCGGATTGAGATATTATTCTTAGATCAAGAAGAGGATTGGCTTATAGATGAACAAGCGACGGTTTGTCATTTGGATCACCAGCAAGCTGAACCTTGCAATAACCGTGTTGGAATTAAACGTGCGCCTTTTTTACGTTTGATCCGCAGCGTCCGTTTGCATCATGTTTCCACCGAGCAGATTTGGCATCATGGTGGCGGTTGTGAGCTTAAAGTCGATGTCTATTACCATTCATTGAAACCGGGTTTAGTGGCGGCAGATATTAAATATAACGGCATGACTTATACGGTGCCGCTCGATATTCGTAGCGATCATGTGAGCGCTATTTTTCAAATCGACGCGCCGCAACAAGCGCTATTATCTGACGATAGTCGAGACGTGTTATCTGGCGCGACACAACTATTTGTTCATTTAGATGGTTATCACTTTCCATTTGATATCGGGCTGTCAGAAACCCAATGTGTGAGCCATTATCCGTTATAG